One Panicum virgatum strain AP13 chromosome 9K, P.virgatum_v5, whole genome shotgun sequence genomic region harbors:
- the LOC120651563 gene encoding homeobox-leucine zipper protein ROC3-like isoform X1, producing MFGDCQVLSSMAAMAGASSSADALFIPNPGALAGFMSSSAAAAMPFHHFSTASLIPKEEGGIMGALVPVAKDEDMELEMDMELSGGSGGGHLDGLLSFADDDWPEQKPSGLELQTVDAAGNQQLATNTGKKKRYHRHTAHQIQQMEALFKECPHPDDKQRLKLSQELGLKPRQVKFWFQNRRTQMKAQQDRADNVLLRAENESLKADNYRLQAAIRNVVCPTCGHAAVLAEMSFEEQQLRVENARLKDELDRLACMATRYGGGRQPGMSSSALGCISAPAPHLLMPPLNLDMSVYSRHFTDQSPVMGCGDLIQSVLAPPPSQQITAGAEHHDASPYMGSAMAPVPEQDRQQVLDLAATAADTLARMCRAGEPLWVRRRGASSEVMVPDEHARMFSWPVDGGKQGGGSTPAAARTEGSRDSAVVIMNSITLVDAFLDANKWMELFPSIVSKARTIQVINHGAASGHLGSGSLVLMQAEVQFPSPLVPAREVMFFRYCVHNAEEGTWSVVDFPAEGFQLEALQTSSVVKCRRRPSGCIIQDMPNGYSSVVWVEHMEMVGEEKPLHQVFKDYVASGTAFGATRWISLLQRQCERLASELARNIADPRVIHTPEARTNMMKLSQRMITTFCANISASGSQSWTALSESTEDTIRVTTRKNTDPGQPSGVILTAVSTSWLPFSHQQVFELLADEQQRCQLEILSNEGSLHEVAHIANGSHPRNCISLLRINAASNSSQNVELLLQESSTHPNGGSLVVFGTVDVYAIQVTMSGGDPSYIPLLPLGFAIFPAANPSPAATSESSGNGESSPGNPDVPATGCLLTVGMQVLASAVPSAKLNLSSVTAINSHVCNAIHQITTALKGAGASRAEPASVGGSN from the exons ATGTTCGGGGACTGCCAGGTCCTGTCCTCgatggccgccatggccggggcctcctcctccgcggacGCGCTCTTCATCCCCAACCCGGGCGCGCTCGCCGGCTTCatgtcctcctccgccgccgccgccatgccgttCCACCACTTCTCCACCGCCTCCCTAATACCT AAGGAGGAGGGCGGCATCATGGGCGCGCTAGTCCCGGTGGCCAAGGACGAGGACATGGAGCTGGAGATGGACATGGAGCTcagcggcggctccggcggcggccacctgGACGGCCTCCTCAGCTTCGCGGACGACGACTGGCCCGAGCAGAAGCCCAGCGGCCTCGAGCTCCAGACCGTGGACGCCGCCGGGAATCAGCAGCTGGCCACCAACACCGGCAAGAAGAAGCGCTACCACCGCCACACCGCGCACCAGATCCAGCAGATGGAAGC GCTGTTCAAGGAGTGCCCGCACCCGGACGACAAGCAGCGGCTGAAGCTGAGCCAGGAGCTGGGGCTCAAGCCCCGACAGGTCAAGTTCTGGTTCCAGAACCGGCGCACGCAGATGAAGGCGCAGCAGGACCGCGCCGACAacgtcctcctccgcgccgagAACGAGAGCCTCAAGGCCGACAACTACCGCCTGCAGGCCGCCATCCGCAACGTCGTCTGCCCCACCtgcggccacgccgccgtcctcgccgagatGTCCTTCGAGGAGCAGCAGCTCCGCGTCGAGAACGCCAGGCTCAAGGACGAG CTCGACCGCCTGGCGTGCATGGCGACACGGTACGGCGGCGGGCGCCAGCCGGGCATGTCGTCGTCCGCGCTGGGCTGCatatcggcgccggcgccgcatcTGCTCATGCCGCCGCTCAACCTCGACATGAGCGTCTATTCGCGCCATTTCACGGACCAATCTCCGGTCATGGGGTGCGGCGACCTCATCCAGTCcgtcctcgcgccgccgccgtcgcagcagATCACCGCCGGAGCGGAGCACCACGACGCGTCGCCGTACATGGGCTCCGCCATGGCGCCCGTCCCGGAGCAGGACAGGCAGCAGGTTCTCGACCTCGCCGCCACGGCGGCCGACACCCTCGCCAGGATgtgccgcgccggcgagccgctctgggtgcgccgccgcggtgcgAGCTCCGAGGTCATGGTGCCCGATGAGCACGCGCGGATGTTCAGCTGGCCGGTGGACGGCGGGAAGCAGGGCGGAGGCTCCACGCCTGCCGCCGCCAGGACCGAGGGTTCAAGGGACAGCGCCGTTGTTATCATGAACAGCATCACGCTGGTGGATGCCTTCCTCGACGCA AACAAGTGGATGGAGTTGTTCCCTTCCATCGTGTCCAAGGCGAGAACCATTCAGGTCATAAACCATGGAGCTGCTTCTGGCCATCTGGGCAGTGGATCTCTTGTCTTG ATGCAAGCAGAGGTGCAGTTCCCGTCTCCTTTGGTGCCGGCGCGGGAGGTGATGTTCTTCCGCTATTGTGTGCATAACGCCGAAGAGGGGACCTGGTCCGTCGTCGACTTCCCCGCAGAGGGGTTTCAGCTGGAGGCTCTGCAGACCTCATCAGTGGTCAAATGCCGGAGGCGCCCCTCTGGCTGCATCATCCAGGACATGCCCAATGGTTACTCAAGT GTGGTGTGGGTGGAGCACATGGAGATGGTTGGGGAGGAGAAGCCGCTGCACCAGGTGTTCAAAGACTATGTTGCCAGCGGCACTGCCTTCGGTGCCACGCGCTGGATCTCCCTGCTTCAGCGCCAGTGTGAGCGCCTTGCCAGTGAACTCGCTCGCAACATTGCTGACCCTAGAG TGATCCACACCCCAGAGGCAAGAACAAATATGATGAAGCTGTCGCAACGGATGATCACTACTTTCTGTGCCAATATCAGTGCTTCTGGTAGCCAATCTTGGACGGCACTCTCAGAGTCTACAGAGGACACGATCAGGGTCACCACTAGGAAGAACACTGATCCAGGGCAGCCCAGCGGTGTCATACTGACTGCTGTCTCCACCAGTTGGCTTCCTTTCAGCCATCAGCAGGTCTTCGAGCTTCTTGCTGATGAACAACAACGCTGTCAG CTTGAGATTTTGTCAAATGAAGGCTCACTTCATGAAGTAGCACATATTGCAAATGGATCGCACCCAAGAAATTGTATTTCACTTCTTCGAATTAAT GCTGCAAGCAACTCGTCACAGAATGTGGAACTCCTGCTGCAGGAGAGCAGCACCCACCCTAATGGCGGGAGTCTTGTGGTGTTTGGAACTGTGGATGTTTATGCCATCCAAGTGACAATGAGCGGCGGGGACCCTTCCTATATCCCTCTCCTCCCCCTGGGTTTTGCCATCTTCCCGGCAGCCAACCCTTCGCCTGCAGCAACCAGCGAAAGCTCTGGCAATGGCGAAAGCAGCCCAGGTAACCCAGATGTGCCTGCCACCGGCTGCCTCCTCACCGTCGGCATGCAGGTGCTAGCCAGTGCGGTGCCCTCAGCCAAGCTGAACCTCTCCAGTGTCACTGCTATCAACAGCCATGTCTGCAATGCCATCCATCAGATTACAACCGCGCTGAAGGGCGCTGGAGCGAGCAGGGCTGAGCCGGCATCTGTGGGCGGCTCCAACTAG
- the LOC120651563 gene encoding homeobox-leucine zipper protein ROC3-like isoform X2, with protein MFGDCQVLSSMAAMAGASSSADALFIPNPGALAGFMSSSAAAAMPFHHFSTASLIPEEGGIMGALVPVAKDEDMELEMDMELSGGSGGGHLDGLLSFADDDWPEQKPSGLELQTVDAAGNQQLATNTGKKKRYHRHTAHQIQQMEALFKECPHPDDKQRLKLSQELGLKPRQVKFWFQNRRTQMKAQQDRADNVLLRAENESLKADNYRLQAAIRNVVCPTCGHAAVLAEMSFEEQQLRVENARLKDELDRLACMATRYGGGRQPGMSSSALGCISAPAPHLLMPPLNLDMSVYSRHFTDQSPVMGCGDLIQSVLAPPPSQQITAGAEHHDASPYMGSAMAPVPEQDRQQVLDLAATAADTLARMCRAGEPLWVRRRGASSEVMVPDEHARMFSWPVDGGKQGGGSTPAAARTEGSRDSAVVIMNSITLVDAFLDANKWMELFPSIVSKARTIQVINHGAASGHLGSGSLVLMQAEVQFPSPLVPAREVMFFRYCVHNAEEGTWSVVDFPAEGFQLEALQTSSVVKCRRRPSGCIIQDMPNGYSSVVWVEHMEMVGEEKPLHQVFKDYVASGTAFGATRWISLLQRQCERLASELARNIADPRVIHTPEARTNMMKLSQRMITTFCANISASGSQSWTALSESTEDTIRVTTRKNTDPGQPSGVILTAVSTSWLPFSHQQVFELLADEQQRCQLEILSNEGSLHEVAHIANGSHPRNCISLLRINAASNSSQNVELLLQESSTHPNGGSLVVFGTVDVYAIQVTMSGGDPSYIPLLPLGFAIFPAANPSPAATSESSGNGESSPGNPDVPATGCLLTVGMQVLASAVPSAKLNLSSVTAINSHVCNAIHQITTALKGAGASRAEPASVGGSN; from the exons ATGTTCGGGGACTGCCAGGTCCTGTCCTCgatggccgccatggccggggcctcctcctccgcggacGCGCTCTTCATCCCCAACCCGGGCGCGCTCGCCGGCTTCatgtcctcctccgccgccgccgccatgccgttCCACCACTTCTCCACCGCCTCCCTAATACCT GAGGAGGGCGGCATCATGGGCGCGCTAGTCCCGGTGGCCAAGGACGAGGACATGGAGCTGGAGATGGACATGGAGCTcagcggcggctccggcggcggccacctgGACGGCCTCCTCAGCTTCGCGGACGACGACTGGCCCGAGCAGAAGCCCAGCGGCCTCGAGCTCCAGACCGTGGACGCCGCCGGGAATCAGCAGCTGGCCACCAACACCGGCAAGAAGAAGCGCTACCACCGCCACACCGCGCACCAGATCCAGCAGATGGAAGC GCTGTTCAAGGAGTGCCCGCACCCGGACGACAAGCAGCGGCTGAAGCTGAGCCAGGAGCTGGGGCTCAAGCCCCGACAGGTCAAGTTCTGGTTCCAGAACCGGCGCACGCAGATGAAGGCGCAGCAGGACCGCGCCGACAacgtcctcctccgcgccgagAACGAGAGCCTCAAGGCCGACAACTACCGCCTGCAGGCCGCCATCCGCAACGTCGTCTGCCCCACCtgcggccacgccgccgtcctcgccgagatGTCCTTCGAGGAGCAGCAGCTCCGCGTCGAGAACGCCAGGCTCAAGGACGAG CTCGACCGCCTGGCGTGCATGGCGACACGGTACGGCGGCGGGCGCCAGCCGGGCATGTCGTCGTCCGCGCTGGGCTGCatatcggcgccggcgccgcatcTGCTCATGCCGCCGCTCAACCTCGACATGAGCGTCTATTCGCGCCATTTCACGGACCAATCTCCGGTCATGGGGTGCGGCGACCTCATCCAGTCcgtcctcgcgccgccgccgtcgcagcagATCACCGCCGGAGCGGAGCACCACGACGCGTCGCCGTACATGGGCTCCGCCATGGCGCCCGTCCCGGAGCAGGACAGGCAGCAGGTTCTCGACCTCGCCGCCACGGCGGCCGACACCCTCGCCAGGATgtgccgcgccggcgagccgctctgggtgcgccgccgcggtgcgAGCTCCGAGGTCATGGTGCCCGATGAGCACGCGCGGATGTTCAGCTGGCCGGTGGACGGCGGGAAGCAGGGCGGAGGCTCCACGCCTGCCGCCGCCAGGACCGAGGGTTCAAGGGACAGCGCCGTTGTTATCATGAACAGCATCACGCTGGTGGATGCCTTCCTCGACGCA AACAAGTGGATGGAGTTGTTCCCTTCCATCGTGTCCAAGGCGAGAACCATTCAGGTCATAAACCATGGAGCTGCTTCTGGCCATCTGGGCAGTGGATCTCTTGTCTTG ATGCAAGCAGAGGTGCAGTTCCCGTCTCCTTTGGTGCCGGCGCGGGAGGTGATGTTCTTCCGCTATTGTGTGCATAACGCCGAAGAGGGGACCTGGTCCGTCGTCGACTTCCCCGCAGAGGGGTTTCAGCTGGAGGCTCTGCAGACCTCATCAGTGGTCAAATGCCGGAGGCGCCCCTCTGGCTGCATCATCCAGGACATGCCCAATGGTTACTCAAGT GTGGTGTGGGTGGAGCACATGGAGATGGTTGGGGAGGAGAAGCCGCTGCACCAGGTGTTCAAAGACTATGTTGCCAGCGGCACTGCCTTCGGTGCCACGCGCTGGATCTCCCTGCTTCAGCGCCAGTGTGAGCGCCTTGCCAGTGAACTCGCTCGCAACATTGCTGACCCTAGAG TGATCCACACCCCAGAGGCAAGAACAAATATGATGAAGCTGTCGCAACGGATGATCACTACTTTCTGTGCCAATATCAGTGCTTCTGGTAGCCAATCTTGGACGGCACTCTCAGAGTCTACAGAGGACACGATCAGGGTCACCACTAGGAAGAACACTGATCCAGGGCAGCCCAGCGGTGTCATACTGACTGCTGTCTCCACCAGTTGGCTTCCTTTCAGCCATCAGCAGGTCTTCGAGCTTCTTGCTGATGAACAACAACGCTGTCAG CTTGAGATTTTGTCAAATGAAGGCTCACTTCATGAAGTAGCACATATTGCAAATGGATCGCACCCAAGAAATTGTATTTCACTTCTTCGAATTAAT GCTGCAAGCAACTCGTCACAGAATGTGGAACTCCTGCTGCAGGAGAGCAGCACCCACCCTAATGGCGGGAGTCTTGTGGTGTTTGGAACTGTGGATGTTTATGCCATCCAAGTGACAATGAGCGGCGGGGACCCTTCCTATATCCCTCTCCTCCCCCTGGGTTTTGCCATCTTCCCGGCAGCCAACCCTTCGCCTGCAGCAACCAGCGAAAGCTCTGGCAATGGCGAAAGCAGCCCAGGTAACCCAGATGTGCCTGCCACCGGCTGCCTCCTCACCGTCGGCATGCAGGTGCTAGCCAGTGCGGTGCCCTCAGCCAAGCTGAACCTCTCCAGTGTCACTGCTATCAACAGCCATGTCTGCAATGCCATCCATCAGATTACAACCGCGCTGAAGGGCGCTGGAGCGAGCAGGGCTGAGCCGGCATCTGTGGGCGGCTCCAACTAG